The DNA region GCGATGGCGGTGAGCAGATAGCCTTGTCCCTGATTGCCGAAATAATTCTTGTTCTCGAGCGTCAGGAACATGGCGGCGAGCGCCGCCAACCCGCCCATGAGAGTGAAGAGCCTGATCTTCTCGCCATCGACATCGATGCCGACGACGCGCGAGACGTCGTTCGAGTCGCCGATGAACAGGATATGCTCGCCGAAGCGGTGGCGGTTGAGCACGAACCACAGGAAGATGGCGATCAGCACCGTCCAGACGGCCTGGATCGAGATCTGGTTCTGCCAGTCGTAGGAGCTCGGATCCCCGAAGCGCCCGACGAGCCATCGCCAGACGCTCGTCTCCTCGGCGCCGCGCAGCGCGTAGGATTTGCCGCCCGAGAGCACCGTCGCCATGCCGAACCAGAAGAACTGCGTGCCGAGCGTGGCGATGAAGGAGGGAATGCCGACCTTGGCGACCAGGATTCCGTTGATGAAGCCGACCGTGAGCCCCGCCAGCAAGGCAGCCACGACTGCGAGCCAGCCGAGCTGATATTGCTTGAAACAGATGGCGAAGACGAAGCCCGAGAAGCCGATGATGGCCGGGAAGCACAGATCGATCTCGCCGGCCCCGATGACGAAGGTGAGGCCGATGGCGAGCAGTATCAGCGGCGGCAAGGTCGAGAGAAACGTCGTGTAGATATTCGGATGCAGGAACACCTCGGGCGCCGTGAACATGAACAGCCCGAGCAGCGCCACGAACACGGCGATGATCGGCAATCCTTCCAAGTGCGACAAGCCTTGGATGCGCGAGAGAAAGGAGGGCTGATGGTTCTTTCCAGCCATGGGGGCTTCGTTCCTAGCGCTGGTCATGCAGGCCGATGAGATATTCGGTGAGGTCGGCGACGCTCATCTCGGCCGGCCTGATCTCGGCCACCACCTCGCCGCGATCGAGCACGACCAGCCGGTCGGCCACCTCATGCACATGAGCGAGGTTGTGCTCGATATAGACGCAGGCGCGCCCCGAATCCTTGATCCGCCGCACGAAATCGAGCACCCGGCGCACCTCCTTCACGGCGAGCGCCACGGTCGGCTCGTCGAGCACGATGAGATCGGCGTTGAAATGCATGGCGCGCCCGATGGCGATGCCCTGCCGCTCGCCGCCCGAGAGCTGCTTGACGGTGGAATCGACCGTGATGCCGGTGCCGCGAAGCCCGATCGACTTCAACAGCATCTGCGAAGCGATCTCCTTCTCGCGCTTCACGTCGATGAAGCCGAAGCG from Rhizobiales bacterium GAS188 includes:
- a CDS encoding monosaccharide ABC transporter membrane protein, CUT2 family; this translates as MAGKNHQPSFLSRIQGLSHLEGLPIIAVFVALLGLFMFTAPEVFLHPNIYTTFLSTLPPLILLAIGLTFVIGAGEIDLCFPAIIGFSGFVFAICFKQYQLGWLAVVAALLAGLTVGFINGILVAKVGIPSFIATLGTQFFWFGMATVLSGGKSYALRGAEETSVWRWLVGRFGDPSSYDWQNQISIQAVWTVLIAIFLWFVLNRHRFGEHILFIGDSNDVSRVVGIDVDGEKIRLFTLMGGLAALAAMFLTLENKNYFGNQGQGYLLTAIASVLIGGTSIFGGKATIVGTVFGCFIIGMIEAGLVASGLTGEWVRTVQGLVFLAAVIFYLYMEEPHRRRALAARFSFKRRTAEEAAHRPAAPAAMPGSEGAKAPQQQGR
- a CDS encoding monosaccharide ABC transporter ATP-binding protein, CUT2 family, with the protein product MSETLMAAQLASAAFRDIVRLEGVEKYFGAVRALSHIDLAIGKNEIVGLIGDNGAGKSTLIKVMTGVLKPSSGRIFIRDRELDLADYSVRMAHDLSIETVYQDKSLGEKQPLWRNFFVGRQITNRFGFIDVKREKEIASQMLLKSIGLRGTGITVDSTVKQLSGGERQGIAIGRAMHFNADLIVLDEPTVALAVKEVRRVLDFVRRIKDSGRACVYIEHNLAHVHEVADRLVVLDRGEVVAEIRPAEMSVADLTEYLIGLHDQR